A DNA window from Turicibacter sp. TJ11 contains the following coding sequences:
- a CDS encoding DUF3899 domain-containing protein, producing the protein MLQKYQIFFKSILWISGLSALFVIWQGINLLTTINTLFLVSLFFFCVYCFKWLIDQGTFYTFQYSWQKTKRYVLFFLPKYWSLKQATDMKNDYDEETGEKIYHDFQEFYEYKQSQKWEDLDQLLCSSLMMLLISFILTFLYM; encoded by the coding sequence ATGTTACAAAAATATCAGATTTTTTTTAAGTCAATCTTATGGATTAGTGGCTTATCAGCTCTCTTTGTTATCTGGCAAGGGATCAATCTATTAACCACGATTAATACTTTATTTCTTGTCTCACTCTTTTTCTTTTGTGTTTACTGTTTTAAGTGGCTCATTGATCAAGGAACTTTCTACACGTTTCAATATTCTTGGCAAAAAACGAAGCGTTACGTTCTCTTTTTCTTACCAAAATATTGGTCACTTAAACAAGCAACAGACATGAAAAATGATTACGATGAAGAAACGGGAGAAAAAATTTATCATGATTTTCAAGAATTTTATGAATACAAGCAATCTCAGAAGTGGGAGGATCTTGATCAATTACTTTGTTCTAGTCTGATGATGCTTCTCATTTCATTTATACTTACCTTCTTATATATGTAA
- a CDS encoding ABC transporter ATP-binding protein, whose amino-acid sequence MSKEFEETEYTKADFTIWKQVLSYMKHDERDVILLCLSAITLAILDTVYPRLNGIVIDEYVTVKNVSGLPQFACLYLVVILLFGFIVWSFILLSDRLQLSISYKIRKAAFKKLQELSFSFYDTSSVGWLLSRLTSDTNRIGGILSWGLTDAIWGTLVMIFVTISMFFMNWKLALITIAVLPILAVVSYFFQTRILKQYRRVRKMNSKITGAFNEGITGAITTKTLVTEEDNLQEFSHLTKEMRDGSVRASIINAIYYPIIVALGSIGVALIINVGGMDVFNEKLSYGDLVVFISYATLFYDPIRTIAHLLTRFQDAQASAERVISLINTESDIVDREDVIEKYGQIGNLKKENWESIKGEIELIDVGFHYKTGEKVMEHLNLKIKAGSSIAIVGPTGSGKSTIVNLICRFYEPTSGQILIDGVDYRERTQEWLHSHLGYVLQTPQLFSGTIKDNIRYGKLDATDAEIIEAAKLVNAHEFITHYPDGYDTFIGEGGSGLSTGQKQLISFARALIANPAILILDEATASIDIETEKLIQDAIEVLLKDRTSFIIAHRLSTIVSADQILLLKNGEIAEQGTHPELIAKKGDYYELYMGQFEKIK is encoded by the coding sequence ATGTCAAAGGAATTTGAAGAAACCGAGTACACAAAGGCTGATTTTACGATTTGGAAACAAGTGTTATCGTATATGAAACATGATGAACGGGATGTCATTTTGCTCTGTTTATCGGCAATCACATTAGCTATTTTAGATACTGTTTATCCAAGATTAAATGGAATCGTTATCGATGAGTACGTGACTGTAAAAAACGTAAGTGGATTACCTCAGTTTGCCTGTCTTTATCTTGTCGTCATTCTCTTATTTGGTTTTATTGTGTGGTCATTTATTTTATTATCTGATCGCTTACAGTTAAGTATCAGTTATAAAATTAGAAAAGCTGCTTTTAAAAAACTACAAGAATTATCATTTTCTTTTTACGATACTTCTTCTGTAGGATGGCTATTGTCAAGATTAACCTCAGATACAAACCGAATAGGTGGTATTTTATCATGGGGATTAACAGATGCGATTTGGGGCACTTTAGTCATGATTTTCGTTACGATTTCAATGTTTTTTATGAATTGGAAACTGGCTTTGATTACGATTGCTGTCTTACCTATTCTTGCCGTTGTGAGTTATTTCTTTCAAACGCGTATTTTAAAACAGTATCGTCGAGTTAGAAAGATGAATTCAAAAATTACAGGAGCTTTTAATGAAGGTATTACCGGGGCAATTACGACTAAAACGTTAGTAACCGAGGAAGATAATTTACAAGAGTTTTCTCATTTAACGAAAGAGATGCGTGATGGTTCAGTTCGTGCTTCTATCATCAATGCGATTTATTATCCAATCATTGTCGCACTTGGAAGTATTGGAGTAGCTTTAATTATTAATGTCGGAGGAATGGATGTTTTTAACGAAAAGTTATCTTATGGAGACTTAGTGGTGTTCATTTCTTACGCGACTTTATTTTATGACCCAATTCGTACCATTGCACACTTATTAACTCGTTTTCAAGATGCACAAGCCTCAGCAGAGCGTGTCATTTCATTAATTAATACGGAATCAGATATTGTGGATCGTGAAGATGTCATTGAAAAGTATGGACAAATTGGAAACTTGAAAAAAGAAAATTGGGAATCAATTAAAGGTGAGATTGAATTGATTGATGTTGGCTTTCACTATAAAACAGGTGAGAAGGTCATGGAGCATCTTAATCTCAAAATTAAAGCAGGAAGTAGTATTGCTATTGTGGGTCCAACCGGTTCTGGAAAAAGTACGATTGTCAATCTAATCTGTCGATTTTATGAACCAACGAGTGGACAAATTTTAATTGATGGTGTCGATTACCGAGAACGTACCCAAGAATGGTTACATTCACATTTAGGATATGTACTTCAAACCCCACAATTGTTTAGCGGAACGATTAAGGACAATATTCGATATGGGAAGTTAGATGCGACTGATGCAGAGATCATTGAAGCAGCGAAGCTAGTAAATGCGCATGAGTTTATCACTCATTATCCTGATGGATACGATACATTTATTGGAGAAGGTGGATCTGGATTATCAACAGGACAAAAACAACTTATTTCATTTGCACGTGCCTTAATTGCAAATCCGGCTATTTTAATTTTAGATGAAGCGACAGCATCGATTGATATCGAGACAGAAAAATTAATTCAAGATGCCATTGAAGTGTTACTAAAAGATCGAACAAGTTTCATTATTGCCCATCGCTTATCAACCATTGTTAGTGCGGATCAAATTTTACTACTTAAAAATGGTGAAATTGCTGAACAAGGGACTCATCCTGAGTTGATTGCAAAAAAAGGAGATTACTATGAACTTTATATGGGGCAATTTGAGAAAATAAAATAG
- a CDS encoding ABC transporter ATP-binding protein — MNELKSIYNWLEGQRLKILGALTATACGIVFSTLIPLVNQTAIDMIIKQKVEGNQTIISSIVLSVSTFQGRLLMCGFLIMMFAIINALFSFLKARWSAEASEDLAKSLKDRMYNHIQQLPFMYHKRVETGDLIQRCTSDIDTIRHFLSSQLVEMGYSILIFVIIFSFMLTLNVKFALISVCLTPLLFLFCFIFFKKVRKSFKEADESEARMSTMIQENLTGVRVVRAYCNQEYEIEQFEKCNTDYRKKSYVMTKLNALFWSTSDFLSLFQIAITVIYGAYITINQEISLGTLQAFIAYESMIIWPVRQLGRILTDLGKTTISAKRINEVLGEAIEFEENLQTPEIKGTIEFNHVGFEYEDHDRILKDITFTVERGQTIAIIGRTGSGKTTLMNLLMRLYDYTEGSIKIDGVELNQIDKKWIRSHIGAVLQELFLYSKTIKQNIAIAKKDAMDDEIHSVAQLASVHQVIEEFKEGYDTIVGERGVTLSGGQKQRVGIARALINECPILIFDDSLSAVDTQTDIVIRKALKERSKDVTTFIVAHRVSTVKDADQIIVLDHGRIVQKGTHNELIHQEGLYQTFWKIQNEKEEEVLSLVEHRNEV, encoded by the coding sequence ATGAATGAGTTAAAAAGTATTTATAATTGGCTAGAAGGGCAACGGTTGAAAATTTTAGGAGCCTTAACGGCAACTGCTTGTGGGATTGTTTTTTCAACTTTAATTCCATTAGTTAATCAAACAGCCATTGATATGATTATTAAACAGAAAGTCGAAGGAAATCAAACCATTATTTCATCAATTGTGTTGTCCGTATCAACCTTTCAAGGACGATTGTTGATGTGTGGTTTTTTAATTATGATGTTTGCGATTATTAATGCGTTATTTAGTTTTTTAAAAGCAAGATGGTCAGCAGAAGCATCTGAAGATTTAGCTAAAAGCTTAAAGGATAGAATGTATAATCACATTCAACAGTTACCATTTATGTATCATAAACGTGTCGAAACTGGAGATCTCATTCAACGATGTACATCAGATATCGACACAATTCGTCACTTTTTATCGTCACAGTTAGTTGAAATGGGATATTCTATCTTAATTTTCGTGATTATTTTTAGCTTTATGTTAACGTTAAATGTGAAGTTTGCTTTAATCAGCGTGTGTTTGACGCCTCTTCTTTTTCTTTTTTGTTTTATTTTCTTTAAGAAAGTTAGAAAATCGTTTAAAGAGGCAGATGAATCAGAAGCACGAATGTCAACGATGATCCAAGAAAACTTAACGGGAGTTCGTGTCGTACGTGCTTATTGTAATCAAGAGTATGAAATTGAGCAGTTTGAAAAATGTAACACGGATTATCGTAAAAAAAGTTACGTCATGACTAAGTTAAATGCGTTGTTTTGGTCAACGTCAGATTTTTTAAGTCTTTTTCAAATTGCTATTACAGTGATCTATGGGGCATATATTACGATTAATCAAGAAATTTCACTTGGAACATTGCAAGCATTCATTGCTTATGAATCCATGATTATTTGGCCGGTTCGTCAGTTAGGACGAATTTTAACTGATTTAGGAAAAACGACGATTTCAGCTAAACGAATTAATGAAGTATTAGGTGAGGCAATTGAATTTGAAGAAAATTTACAAACACCTGAGATTAAAGGAACCATTGAGTTTAATCATGTTGGATTTGAATATGAAGATCATGATCGTATTTTAAAAGATATTACTTTTACAGTTGAACGTGGTCAAACCATCGCTATTATTGGTCGAACAGGATCAGGAAAAACGACGTTAATGAATTTATTGATGCGTTTATACGATTATACGGAAGGATCGATTAAAATTGATGGAGTTGAGTTAAATCAAATCGATAAAAAATGGATTCGCAGTCATATAGGTGCGGTTTTACAGGAGTTATTTTTATACTCGAAAACAATCAAACAAAATATTGCGATTGCGAAAAAAGATGCCATGGATGATGAAATTCATTCAGTCGCACAGTTGGCTTCTGTTCATCAAGTCATTGAAGAATTTAAAGAAGGTTATGACACCATTGTTGGGGAACGTGGAGTGACGTTATCTGGTGGACAAAAACAACGTGTGGGAATTGCACGAGCACTCATTAATGAATGTCCGATTTTAATTTTTGATGATTCATTAAGTGCAGTGGATACACAAACTGATATTGTCATTCGTAAAGCATTAAAGGAACGATCAAAAGATGTGACAACTTTTATTGTTGCTCATCGTGTAAGTACTGTAAAAGATGCCGATCAAATTATTGTTTTAGATCATGGACGTATTGTTCAAAAAGGGACGCATAACGAGTTAATTCATCAAGAAGGGTTATATCAAACATTTTGGAAAATTCAAAATGAAAAAGAAGAAGAAGTCTTGAGTCTTGTTGAGCACAGAAATGAGGTGTAA
- the pulA gene encoding type I pullulanase: protein MQYFKRCKKYIASLLAIAMLMSTFTPSLQTIFAQDHDQEVGISEVVKEQTLEKNQERVNEVTSKIDETGEVYTLTIHYHRNNQDYEGWNIHTWSTGVSDGDYEFTSEDDFGKIATFDVKEGSTVGYIIKKGDWEDKNHSEDQVIQVNEDMEIWVTEGQNGYTEYEPNLDALDETPINLVVHYERENQDYDNFRLYTWGTSDDTHQDFDYDDSYGKTKLFSFESLQDVKKFGFIIYKEVENQEWHENKDGGDKKNINLDQLKLITNVDRYVAHIYVKEGSDQINYENPNEEIGAYSTVTLHFNRQDDDYTNWDVWTWSTGAEDGAHGFEHEDDFGRVVEIKVKTGNTLGYIVRKSDWSEKNYSDDQTLKVLGNTEIWVNEGQNGFDVVGPNGNRQELPQAPVVDVVPDEEAELQIFVHYYRYLEDYKNWNVWAWGDGQEGYGYPFVNSDEFGQVAKINLKDLNQIEKIGFIIRKGEWSEKDIDKDRFIDLTKAVEVNGKKQLHVYLLQGEEMVYYTPDIDKTTPLSGATFTDLNALKVTAPIPFENTEGVTLTDKEGNSLEIEDVKLNKDKKWLNITLKQEIEVGEAYYIKKEGFKSAIPVQYYGVYDSDAFNELFYYEGDDLGANYSASSTTFKVWAPTAQEVSLQLYRTGHKDDLYQESVMTKGDKGVWELKVDGDLNGVYYTYQVTVGDNTEVAVDPYARTVGVNGLRGMVVDLDTTDPTNWLSDVSPEFSGEITDAIIYELHIRDLSSAANSGIKNVGKYLGLTETGTKNEEGLATGLDHLKEMGITHLHLLPSFDHRSIDETKLDEAQFNWGYDPQNYNSPEGSYSTDPYNGEVRVNEFKQMVQSLHENDIRVVMDVVYNHTGATADSDFNKIVPGYYYRQNENGSFSDGSGCGNETASERLMMRKFMIDSVTYWVNEYHVDGFRFDLMALHDVETMNALEEALHDIDPNIIIYGEGWTGGGSPLPDEEAAYKGNAKETPNIAYFNDDMRDAIKGNVGNDWEAGYINGNTTDYFYERLKFGIVGSIYHNQVGGEWIGRDWAANPSQSISYVSAHDNNTLYDKLLGVQKAANGDTSVDYIKGLQKQANAIVLTGQGIPFLHAGVEMMRSKAGNHNSYNSPDEVNQIDWSLKSENQDVVDYYKGLIELRKSNKAFRLMTQEEVQENLTFNEKVDEEVVAFILNSYEKSADKIAVIHNVSDEVKTVSLGEAGKWSIVVNGEEAGVKELELVEGDQVEVAPHASYVLMLNYTELTQPETPGTEKPETPETEKPESPDTNHPDSNHSDGDQSESDPVNPNQPQTGLHQLTIIGLGSMLLMSGALIYYVGRRKKVK from the coding sequence TTGCACAAGATCATGATCAAGAGGTAGGAATTAGTGAAGTTGTAAAAGAACAAACATTAGAGAAAAATCAAGAACGAGTAAATGAAGTAACTAGCAAAATAGATGAGACAGGGGAAGTTTACACGTTAACCATTCACTATCATCGTAACAATCAAGACTATGAGGGATGGAATATTCATACGTGGTCAACAGGTGTTAGTGATGGAGACTATGAATTTACTTCAGAAGACGATTTTGGTAAAATTGCAACTTTTGACGTAAAAGAAGGATCAACGGTTGGTTACATTATTAAAAAGGGTGACTGGGAAGATAAAAATCATAGTGAAGATCAGGTCATTCAGGTAAATGAAGATATGGAGATATGGGTAACAGAAGGGCAAAATGGTTATACCGAGTATGAACCTAACTTAGATGCACTAGACGAGACTCCTATCAATCTTGTTGTTCATTATGAGCGAGAGAATCAAGACTATGATAATTTTAGGTTGTACACTTGGGGAACAAGTGATGACACACATCAAGACTTTGATTACGATGATTCGTACGGGAAGACAAAATTATTTTCATTTGAAAGTTTACAAGATGTAAAAAAATTCGGATTTATTATTTATAAGGAAGTTGAAAATCAAGAATGGCATGAAAATAAGGATGGAGGAGATAAAAAGAATATCAATCTCGATCAATTAAAATTAATCACTAATGTTGATCGATATGTAGCCCACATTTATGTTAAAGAAGGTTCTGATCAGATTAATTATGAGAATCCAAATGAAGAAATAGGTGCTTACTCAACTGTTACTCTTCATTTTAATCGTCAAGATGATGATTATACAAACTGGGATGTCTGGACATGGAGTACAGGGGCTGAAGATGGAGCACATGGATTTGAACATGAAGATGATTTTGGACGTGTTGTTGAAATTAAAGTGAAAACAGGAAATACATTAGGATATATTGTAAGGAAATCAGATTGGTCAGAGAAAAACTATAGCGATGATCAAACCCTTAAAGTTTTAGGAAATACTGAGATTTGGGTTAATGAAGGACAAAATGGATTTGATGTTGTTGGACCAAATGGAAATCGACAAGAATTACCTCAAGCTCCAGTGGTCGATGTTGTTCCTGATGAAGAAGCGGAGTTACAAATCTTTGTTCATTACTATCGTTACTTAGAAGATTATAAAAATTGGAATGTTTGGGCTTGGGGAGACGGACAAGAAGGATATGGTTATCCTTTTGTCAATTCCGATGAGTTTGGCCAAGTTGCGAAAATTAATTTAAAAGATTTAAATCAGATTGAAAAAATCGGATTTATCATTCGTAAAGGCGAGTGGTCTGAAAAAGATATTGATAAAGATCGCTTTATTGACTTAACAAAAGCAGTAGAAGTTAATGGAAAGAAACAGCTTCATGTTTATTTATTACAAGGAGAAGAAATGGTTTATTATACCCCAGATATTGATAAAACGACACCGTTAAGTGGAGCTACCTTCACAGATTTAAATGCATTAAAAGTAACGGCTCCTATTCCGTTTGAGAATACAGAAGGAGTAACATTGACGGATAAAGAAGGAAATTCATTAGAAATCGAAGATGTTAAATTAAATAAGGATAAAAAGTGGCTTAATATCACGTTAAAACAAGAGATTGAAGTAGGAGAGGCCTATTATATTAAAAAAGAAGGTTTTAAATCAGCAATTCCTGTTCAATATTATGGAGTATATGATAGTGATGCATTTAATGAGTTATTTTACTATGAAGGAGATGACTTAGGTGCAAACTATAGTGCTTCTTCAACGACGTTTAAAGTTTGGGCACCAACAGCTCAAGAAGTGAGTTTGCAACTTTATCGTACGGGTCATAAGGACGACTTGTATCAAGAATCGGTCATGACAAAAGGAGATAAAGGTGTTTGGGAATTAAAAGTTGATGGAGATTTGAATGGTGTTTATTATACTTATCAAGTAACAGTTGGAGACAATACCGAAGTAGCAGTTGATCCATACGCTCGTACAGTTGGTGTTAACGGATTAAGAGGAATGGTAGTTGATTTAGATACGACTGATCCGACGAATTGGTTAAGTGATGTGAGTCCTGAATTTAGTGGAGAAATAACAGATGCTATTATTTATGAGCTACATATTCGTGATTTATCGAGTGCAGCTAATTCAGGAATTAAAAACGTGGGAAAATATTTAGGATTAACAGAGACAGGAACTAAAAATGAGGAAGGATTAGCAACTGGACTCGATCATCTTAAAGAAATGGGAATTACTCATCTTCATTTATTACCTTCATTTGATCATCGTTCGATTGATGAAACAAAATTAGATGAAGCACAATTTAACTGGGGATATGACCCACAAAACTATAATTCACCTGAAGGTTCTTATTCAACAGATCCTTATAATGGAGAAGTTCGAGTGAATGAATTTAAACAAATGGTTCAATCATTACATGAAAATGATATTCGTGTGGTTATGGATGTCGTCTATAATCATACAGGTGCAACGGCAGATTCAGACTTTAATAAAATTGTGCCAGGTTATTACTATCGTCAAAATGAAAATGGATCTTTTTCGGATGGTTCAGGATGTGGAAATGAAACAGCTTCTGAACGTCTAATGATGCGTAAATTTATGATTGACTCAGTCACTTACTGGGTAAATGAATACCATGTTGACGGATTCCGCTTTGATTTGATGGCATTACATGATGTAGAGACAATGAATGCGTTAGAAGAAGCATTACATGATATCGATCCAAATATTATTATTTACGGAGAAGGATGGACCGGTGGTGGATCACCCTTACCAGATGAAGAGGCAGCTTATAAAGGCAATGCTAAAGAGACACCTAATATTGCTTATTTTAATGATGATATGAGGGATGCGATTAAAGGGAATGTCGGAAATGATTGGGAAGCTGGGTATATTAATGGAAATACGACTGATTATTTTTATGAACGTTTGAAATTTGGAATTGTTGGTTCTATTTATCATAATCAGGTAGGTGGAGAGTGGATAGGCCGTGATTGGGCAGCTAATCCAAGTCAATCGATTTCGTATGTGTCTGCACATGATAATAATACGTTATACGATAAATTGCTCGGTGTTCAAAAGGCAGCGAATGGCGATACATCTGTGGATTATATTAAAGGGCTTCAAAAACAAGCAAATGCCATTGTTTTAACGGGACAAGGAATTCCATTTTTACATGCTGGAGTAGAAATGATGCGCTCAAAAGCTGGAAATCATAACTCTTACAATAGCCCTGATGAGGTTAATCAAATCGATTGGTCATTAAAGTCAGAAAATCAAGATGTAGTAGATTATTATAAAGGATTAATTGAATTACGTAAATCTAATAAGGCTTTCCGTCTAATGACACAAGAAGAAGTTCAAGAAAATTTAACGTTTAATGAAAAAGTAGATGAAGAGGTTGTAGCGTTTATTTTAAATAGTTATGAAAAATCAGCAGATAAAATTGCGGTCATTCATAATGTATCCGATGAAGTTAAAACAGTTTCTTTAGGAGAAGCTGGGAAATGGTCGATTGTTGTAAATGGTGAGGAAGCGGGAGTTAAAGAATTAGAGCTAGTTGAAGGAGATCAAGTGGAAGTAGCACCACATGCTTCATATGTATTAATGTTAAATTATACAGAGCTAACTCAACCAGAAACACCAGGGACAGAAAAACCGGAAACACCAGAGACAGAAAAACCAGAAAGTCCAGACACGAATCATCCAGATTCAAATCATTCAGATGGTGATCAATCAGAGTCAGATCCAGTTAATCCTAATCAACCACAAACAGGACTTCATCAACTAACCATTATTGGGTTAGGAAGTATGCTATTAATGAGTGGAGCGCTTATTTATTATGTTGGACGCAGAAAGAAAGTGAAATAG